The sequence below is a genomic window from Candidatus Binataceae bacterium.
CGCGGCGATTCTCAGGCCGGAGCTGCTCACCGACGCCTGCCGCGAGTTTCCGGGGCGTGTGATCGGCTCGCTAGACATCCGCGGCGGCAGGCTGGCGATCAAGGGATGGGTGGAGAGCAGCCAGCTTTCCGCTGCGGATGCGCTGGCTCGCTTTAAGGCAGCGGGCGTGGTGGCTGTGACAGTAACCGATATATCGCGCGATGGAACCGAAGAGGGGGTCGACGCAGCTGCGATGATCGGACTGGCACGCGGCAGCGGCATTCCGATCATCGCTTCCGGCGGGATAGCGAGTCTCGCCGACCTCGCAATCCTGGCCAGTTCCTTTAATCAGGGAATTATCGGCGTCGTGGTGGGTCGTGCGCTTTACGAGCGGCGTTTCAGTCTGGTCGAGGCCCTATCCGTATCCGGCTAGCGGCCGGATCTAGGTCGGCGCCGAAGATGAGCCGAAGAGGCTCCCAGCTGCAGAAGAAAAAAACTGATCCCGGTGCTCAAGGCGGGACGCTCGCAAAGGCCGCTCGGCCGGTTTCGTGACGACACCGTCGCTTGGAGCGGCCGAAGGTTCAACGAAGCTCACGGCCGCTCGGCTAGTGGTCCACGGTGTCGTTTCAAATCAAGGCCTGGCTTTGCTATACGCCATTCGTGAGCAACTCAATACCCGAACAAATCATCGCAGCAGCCGGGAAAGACGGTCGCGCGGCGCTCTCTGAAATCGAGTCCAAGCAAATCCTGCAGGCCATCGGCATTGAGGTGGCAATTCCGGAGGTTGCCAGGACCGCAGACGCGGCAGCGACCGCAGCGGCGCGGATGGAATTTCCTGTCGCACTGAAAGTCTTGTCGCCGAGCATCAGCCACAAGAGCGACGTTGGTGGCGTCCAGCTCGGCCTCGCTTCGCCCCAGAGTGTGCGCGACGCTTTCGCGCTGATTCGTGACAACCTTGCGGCAAGGGCGCCGCAGGCAAGGTTCGAAGGAGTCGCGGTGCAGCCGATGGCGGCGCCAGGTGGCGTCGAGCTGATCGCGGGAGTGACCCGTGACGACCGGTTCGGACTGATGGTGATGGTGGGACTGGGCGGGGTTCATGTGGAGGTGTTGAAAGACACCACCTTGCGGCTGGCCCCGCTGAGCGCAGCCGACGCGCGTGCGATGCTCGCGGAGCTACGCGGTGCGGCACTGCTAAGGGGGGTTCGCGGCCGGCCGGCAGCGGACGTGGACGCGATCGCCGAGCTTCTGGTGCGGCTGTCGGATTTTGCGGTCGCGCATCCGGAAGTTCAGGAGATGGATCTCAATCCCATCTCTGCGTACCCGCGCGGCGTTGCGGTTCTCGATGCGCGCGTACTGGTCGGAGCGCCGCACCACAAGCCGCCCGCCGATCCACATCGCGCCGCCCGCCTGGAGAACCTCAGGCGCGCGTTCAATCCCCGTTCGGTAGTCGTGATCGGTGACAAGCGGATGGGCGGCTTCATGTGGCTGCGTTCGATGTCGCAGCTCAAGACCAAGTTGTATTCCGTGCAAATCGATCCCAATGAGATTGCCGGCATCGAGGCAATGGGAATTACCAATTACAAGACCCTCGCGGAAATCAAGGACCCCATCGACTATGCGGTGAGCGCGGTGCCGCGGCAGGTGGCGGGACGTATCCTGCGCGATTGTGTCGCAAATCATGTCGGTTCGATTGGATTCTTCACCTCGGGGTTCTCGGAAACCGGTGAAGAGCTGGGCCAGCGACTGGAGGCTGATCTGAGGGAGGTTGCGCTCAATTCCCCGATCGCGCTTGTCGGCCCCAACTGCATGGGGCTCTACAGCTCGGCGGTGGGGCTCAAGAATTTTCCCGATGAAAAGGTCAGCGACGGCGGAGACGTCTGTTTCATCTCGCAAAGCGGTACCCACACGATAAATTTCTGCATTCAGGCGGAGGCGCGCGGGATCAGGGTCAATAAGGCAGCCTCCATCGGTAACGTGCTGATCTTGGAGGCCGCCGACTATCTCGACTTGATGGCCGAAGATCCCGCCACCCGGGTGATCGGGATGTACGTGGAGGGCGTCCGCGACGGACGGCGGTTCTTTGAGAGCCTTAAGCACGCGGCGGCGAAGCACCCAGTAGTTATATGGAAGGGCGGAATGACCGAGGCGGGCGCGCGTGCCACTTTTTCGCACACCGGATCGCTCGCCACTGCCGCGGCGGTGTGGCGCTCGATGGTACGGCAGGCCGGCGCAGTGGAGGCGGCCGGTCTCGACGCGATGCTCGACGCGGTCGAGCTGCTCGCGCGCGGACGAGCAATGAAAGGGCGCGGGATGGGCCTGGTCGCGATGACCGGTGGACAATCGGTGGTGATCACTGACACGTTTGCGGGTGCAGGCCTGGAAATTCCCGCCTTGTCGGATGCGTCTTACGATGAGCTCAAAACCTTCTTCAACGTAATCGGCGGGAGCTACCGAAATCCGCTCGACGCAGGTGGAACAATCGGGTCCGGGATTCATCCCGGAGGCCTCGATCGGATTCTGGCCATCCTCGACCGCGATCCGGTTATCGACTCGATTGTGCTCGAGATCGGGACCGGTTTCCGGGCGCAGCGCTGGGCCACGCATGAAGACGAACTTTTGACCTTGCTGGACAAACTGCGCGAGTTTGGCAGCTCTTCACAAAAAGCGTTTGCAATAATTTTGCATCCGGCGCACGTCGAGGGGATTGTGGCGCGTGCCAAGGAATTGGCGCGTCAACGCGGCCTGGTAGTATTCGACAGTTTTGAGCGGGCGGCGAGCGCTTTTGCCACTGCGGCCAGCTACTGGCAGGGCAGGGCGACGAGCTGACGGGCTAATCAGGGCCCGAACCTGGGGTACGCGCGACCGGGGGTGGACGACGATTCGCGCCGACGACCGTCCCGCAGCCCCGCGACGATCGTGGATATTCGATTTCTCAGCCGGGCGGGGAAATGATCGTGAGCCTGCTGCCCCGCGCGTCGCCGTCGAGGAGCGCGATCCAATGGCCGCGCGGAGACCAGCTTGCCTGCACCATGCCTTGGGCCGGACCGTACGCGACCTGAAATGCGCTGTCGGTGCGTTCGGCATAGACGATCAGCTTGCGCATCGCAACTGGAAGCGCGGGTTCGAAGGTTTGCAGGAGAACCCGATCGGTCGGACCCGTGTGCAACATCACGCTCTCGGCAATCATCGGAGGTACTGTCCGGAACCCCAGCTGTCGCACATCGATTTCGGGTTTATCCGGGTCAAAGACCGCCAGCTCTGCGATCACCGGTCCCAACGGGTGTTCCGCAATAATCTTCCAGGTCAGTTTCTGATTTCCAAAGGCCAGAATCGGACCATTTCCCACGTACGACGCGGCCCCGCTCGAGACCGCGATGAGCCGGTCTTTCCCGGAAGAGATGTCGTGCTCGAATACGCCGCGGCTTTTGCCGTTGACTGTTTGGACAAAGAGAAACGCATTCTCCCCTTCCGGCTCCCAGCCCAGCACGTTCACCGGAGGTTTTGCCGACAGGGGAACACAGGTCGATCTGCGGCGATCGACCAGGGTCGGAGGAGCGGTCGAATCGCCCATTCCGACCGCGTAGACGCCGCTCGGGCTCCACTGGAGCGCTGAAATCGCGCACGGCAGCGTGAGCGGCGCGACCGAACCGGCACCGGTGACTACCAGCAGTTGCAGACCTGCCGAAGGCTTTGGCGGTGGCGTCACCGGTTCGCCGGCATCGGGCGAGGCGGTAAATGGGGTTGGAGAGGGTTCAGGTTGCGGACGAAGTGCGATTGCGAGCGTGCTGTTGCTAAGCCAGTGCATGCTGACCAGGTCGTAAACCCCGTCGAAGTAGGTGATGGCATGGCCGGGACCCGAAGCGATGAGATCGCGGAGCACGATGTCGAGGCGCCTCTCTCCGGGGACTGCCACCGCGGTGGCGAAGGTCATTCCATCAGGACTCGCGGCGGCGTCGACAATAGTCCCTTGCTCGGCGGCATCTGGTCCGATTTCTGCAGCGAGGATTCGCTGGTTGCGCCAGCCCTGGCCGCTGAGGCCGATTACCGTCACGTGACCGGCGATGGTCCCGGTAACCGCGATCTCGGTACCGTTTTGCAGCCATTGCGGCGGCCGCCCCTCGATTGGCTCAAACCCCAGAGGCATCGGCAGGCTAGCGAGCACGTGAACCCCGTTGGTGATCGCGAGAGCTGAAGTGGCAGCGATGGACACGGGGGGCGATGGCGCCGGAGGTTTCGCAGAGGAGCAAGCAGCGAGAGCAATTGCGGCCGCGAGCGAGATGCCGATGAGGGAAGGCCTGACCATCAAAAGCATCTAGTCTAGATGGCGCGGTCCGAAAAGGCGACCGTGCTATGGTGTACGGCATGTTCAGCTGGAAAGCGCTGTGGATAAGCCGCGAGGCGCGGGTCGCAGGACTAATCGTGGTGCTTGGCGTGGTCGGGGAGGTGATGTTTCGTCACCATGAGCCGACGCTCGGTGCGATTCTTCTTCTGGCGGCAGTTGCGGTTGCAGGAGGTTTCTGGACTTTCGTGGTCAGGCCGGCGCTTATCCCGCGCGACTCGGTCTTGATGTTGCGGCTAGCTGGTTCGATCCCGGAAGACATCCGGCGTTCGCCTTTCGATCAGCTTTTCCATCGTCACACCATAGGTCTGCGCCAGCTGCGATACGGCCTCGAGGCGGTAGTGTCGGACAATCGGGTGCGCGCCGTCGTGGTGCAACTTGCAGCGGTCGAGGCGGGTCTTGCGACCGCACATGAACTGCAGCGCCTGCTCCTCGCGACGGTCGCAGCGGGCAAGCGGGTCACCGCGGTGATGACCGGCGATTCGCCCAGTCTCATGGAATACCTAATCGCCTCCGGGGCCTCGGAGATCGTGATCAATCCAGACGCGATGCTGGTGCTGCTGGGCGTCACCATCGCGAGTCCATTCCTGCGTGAGGCGCTCGAACATGTCGGCGTCAGGGTTCAGACGCTGCAGTGGAAGCAATACAAGGGCGCCGCGGAAATGCTAACGCGCGACCACATGTCCCCCGAGCTGCGCGAAAGTTTGGAAGCGATCATTCAGGACCGCCAGAAGGTGCTGGTCGATGCTCTCAAGGAAGCGCGGCGCCTGGAGCCAGAGCGCGCTCGCGAGCTGTTGTCAGCCGGCTTTTTGAGCGCCCGTGCGGCACGTGAGGGAGGACTGGTCGACCGCGAGGGCTATCTCCAGGATGTGCGCAAGGAACTGGACCTTAGCGGTAAAGGTAAACAGGAAATCGGCTTCGGCCGGTATCTGCGGCGGGTCAGCTATCTACATGAACGGGGGGTTCGCCCACGGATCGCTGTAGTTCTGGGTAACGGTCCGGTAATCGCCGGCGAACCACCACCGCGCAGCGAATTTATTTCGGGTGAAACGACCGCTGATGAGATCAATCGCGCCGCGCGGGACGAACAGAATCGAGCCATTGTGTTTCGCATCAACTCGCCTGGAGGATCCGCGGTCGGCTCCGACCTGGTGTGGCGGGCTGTGCGCGAAGCGCAGGAACGCGGCAAGCCGGTTATCGTATCGATGGGCGAGGTGGCGGGCTCGGGTGGTTACTACGTGGCGATGGGCGCCGACTCAATCGTGGCCGAACCTGCCACCATTACCGGCTCCATCGGCGTGGTCTACATGAAGCTTGACCTGTCGCGAATGTTGTCCAACCTCGGGGTACGATTCGACTACGCAAAAACTGCGCAGAGCGGTGATGCGCTGTCGCTGTCGCGCGCAATGAGCGAAGCGGAACTTGAACAGCTCAACAGTGCGCTGGGAGAAGTGTACCGAAACTTTACTGCCAAGGTGTCGCAAGGCCGAAAACTCAGCGCCGAGCAGACCGAGGAGGTGGCCCGCGGGCGAGTGTGGAGCGGGATTGCGGCCAGAGAGCGTGGATTGGTCGACGAACTCGGCGGCTTCAGCAGAGCGGTGGAACTGGCACGCGAAAAGGCAGGAATTCCGCCGGGGCACGCGCATCAGCTGGTTGTGTATTCCGCGCGTGAGCCGCTGTTCTCAATCCGCAATCTGCTTTCACCGGCGCGTGTTCCAGCGCGATGGGACGCGGCGCCAGAAGCGCTGGGCCTGCCTTCCGACTGGGCACCGGCGCTCCTCCAGCTGCTGACGCGGGGCGGGATACTCCTGCTTAGTCCGTTCCTGCGCGGCTGATTACAGCGGTGAGCGTTGCAGCTCTTCGCGAATGGAATACATCTTCTGGCGCGCCTCTGTGACGTAGGCATCGAGGTTGCGGCGGTGGTTGGCGAATATGCCATCCGGTGATCCATCGAGCACGATCAACGGTTTCATCATCGCGGCTTTGTGAAGCGCATCGATGCTGTCGTCGAAGAGTTTGGTGAGGATCGGGTCGTCTTTCAGGGTGCCCTGATACTCGCGCTCCAGCGCCATCATGGAATAGTACATCACGTGCGCGTAGCCCTGGGCATGATAGAAATAGTGATCGCAATCCCAGGAGCGTACCGGACTGCCGTCGTCCTGGGTAGTGCGATACAGGTTTGCGTGCGCGTCGCCCAGCAGGTCGGTCCAGACCTGAAAGAGGCGGATGAGCTCGACCGCGCGCAGGTTGAGCTCGCGGGAGGTTGGGGGCGTGGTGTGCAGCCCGGCGACGTAGGCGCGCAGGCGCGCGGCACCGTCTGCGTATTTGCCCTCGGGTGACGGGAGTATCCATTTCTCGGCGTCGTTGCGAAAGTCGGTGTCGGCGGTAACCAGGTTCTGGTCATACTGGTTGGAAGAGACCTTGGTGAGGTGATCCTTGAAAACTCGCATCGTCTCGCGCATCGCCATGATGATTCCTAACTGGCGATCGGAGTTGTTGTCGGCCATCACTTTGGGACCCCACAGGTACAGATCGTTGGGACGCCATCCGAAGCCGGTATGGAGCTCGTGGTCAATTATCGCCGCGAGGGTAGTGGCGAATATTTCTCCAGGCACCGTCGGCTTATCGGGTGGAAATTGAGCCGTGAGATCGAGCGGAAGACGGTTGTGGTGAATTTGCCCAAAATGCAGCGCTAGGTTGCCTCCAATCCAAAGTAACAAGGCAGCAACAATCGCGATGATCAGGTTTCTGCGGGTCAGCATGTTCGCGATATATCTACCCGCGCGCACTCACCATGCAAACGCAGGAGCTTTGCTGCAGGGTTTGGGCAACCCCTGCCAACTGGTCTCAGCGCTAAGATCGCGTTCGAGCACGCAGGCAGCGGCTCTTCTCCCGGACCGCTCAAACCCAACAGCCTAATGGAGTGACAAGCTTGGTTGATGATTTTGCGCGCGCAGTCCAAAACGCGCGCCATTTCACAACGTTCTGCTAGAGCTTGCCCAGCATTCTTCCCAGGAGTCCGCCGCCCCTTTTCGCCACGTCGGCAGGCGCTATCAGCGTGACGCTGTCGACCGGCTTGCCGTCCGCAACGACCTGGGCGGTGCCGATCTGCTGGCCGGCCTTAACCGGCGCGTTTATCGAAGCCGGCAAATTGTAGGTAATGCTGACGTTTTTCTTGGACTCCCCACGCCTGGAAAAGATGGCCGCATCCGTCGCAAACACCGGCGCCACACGCGGTACGGCACCGTCAGCAATCGCTACGGTCTGAGATGCGGGCGTACCTTTCTTTACGATGCTGGCCATCTCGTAGTCGGTGAAGCCCGCGGACATCAGTTCAGCAGCGACTTTGAAATTCGTAAGTTTGTGCGGCGTTCCGAGCACGACCGCGATCATTCTTAGGTTTCCGCGCTTAGCGGTCGCGGCCACATTGAAACCCGCTTTGTCGTAGAAGCCGGTCTTCAAGCCGTCACAGCCGGGGTAAGTGCGGACCAGGTGATTGGTGTTGCGGAGCTCGAAGGCGCCGCCGCGGAATGGAGCCGTATCAATCGATGACCATCTGACAACCTCAGGATACTTGAGCAGCTCACGAGCGAGCAGCGCCTGATCATACGCACTGGCGACATCGGCCTGCTCGCCGGGACCCGGAGGCAGCCCGTGAACCGAATAGTAATGGGTATCCTTCATCCCAAGCGCCCCCGCCTGCCGATTCATCAACTGCACAAATGCAGGCCCCGACCCGGCTACATACTCGGCTATTGCCAAGGAAGCGTCGTTGGCGGAGTGCACGACGACTGCCTTCATCATGTCATCAAGCGAGAAGACCTCGCCTTCTTTCAAGTACACTTGCGAGCCGCCCATCTTGGCGGCCTCGCGCGAAGTAGTGATCTGATCGGTCAACTTTAGGCTGCCGTCGTGGAGCTTTTGCGCAACCACCATCATCAACATCATCTTGGCGAGCGACGCGGTCGGCCATGGCTGATGGTCGTTCTTTTCGAAAATGAAGGTGACGCTGCTTGGTTCCATCACCGCCGCTTCGACGTAGGCCTCGTCCGAAGCTTGGGGCGCAACGGCTTTTGCGGCGGCCGCATGCCGATGATGTCGCGCCGCCAGCGCCTGAGACGGGACGCCCACCGTCAGCGAAAGCACCGCGACCGTCAGCAGCAAAACGCCACCCGCAAGACTTAAACGATTATCAACTTGATTGGACGACGAGAACCGCCTCATACCTCCACCTCCCAGCACGGATCCTCTTCAAACAAAATCCGCCTAAAGAGGGTGCTGAGCAAGAGGGGTTAGAAGCGATCTGCACTCCAGAACAACGAATTGTCGCTCGCAAATAGCTCAAACGCGCGAGCGGCGGCACGGTCCGGCGACAACCCGAGCCGTCGGCCCAGTTTTTCGGCCGAAACAATGCGCCACATGTAGTTATTGTCTTGGTGATAGGTGACCGTCCCTCCTGCGGCTGTCAGGCGGCTTTCGAACGACTTGTCGTGAGCGGTATGGGTGACAAGCAGCACGCCGGCGGGAGCGCTCGCAGCCGTCCCCTCGGTAAGGAAGGCCGCCCTCCGATGGTCCCCCTGCAAGCGATGCAAGCATCGCGCTCCGGCGGCAACTTCGCCTAGGTGCTGAAAGAGCGTCACGAGATCGTCTTCCATGCTATCGCTATACCCGTACTCCATCACCATCGTAACCCCATAGAATCGCGTTACCCGCACATAGGCAGTGGGGCGCGTCCTACTGCGTGCGATGATGAAATACTCCGTGCACCCATCGCCCGGTTGGTTCCCCGCGAAGGTAAGGTTGCCCTGCCAGTCGGCCGCATCGCGCACGGCGCTGATGTTGAAACGGCCCGAGTAGTCACGATGAATCGAAGCGATAGCGTCGAGGTCGCGCGCGGGGTCGAAGACGTCGATGATCTCACATGCGCCGGGAGAGCGTAGTGCGGCCGCGTTCGCGAGCACGCTGAATTTGCGGCCTACCTCACCCCAGCCGAACTGGTTGTAGAAGGTCAGGCGTTCGGCGAACAGCAGCGAGACTTCGAATTGCTCGCGCTCCAGGGTGTCGACCGCCATGCGCATCAAAGCAGATGCGACCCCCTGGTGGCGATAATCCGCACGCGTGAATACCGACCCGATTCCACCCATCGGCGTCGCCCGACCATCCAGCCGCACCGCACGGTCGAAGATCTGAACGGCGGCGACCAACGCGTGGCCGTCCCGGGCGATCAAGCACAACTCATCCCTGAATTTCGGATCGTTCTTGTTGTAGCGCGCGAAGAATTCGCGGTCGTTGTACCACAGCCCCAGAAGGTCGAGCACTTCGTCGCGCTCGCTGTGGCGTGCCGCCCGAAGTTCCATCACTCAGTGGATGTCGTAGTGCAACTGGACCGGGTGCCCGTCGCGCATCACGGTTATGTCTACCGCTGAGCGGGACTGGATGGTTGACAGGAGCCCCACCGCTTCGGCAGGATTTTCCAGCTGTCGGCCGTCGATCGCAGTCAGCTGGTCGCCGTCCTCGAGGCCGAGGTCCTCGAACACCGAGCCGGGTTCGATTTCCTGAAGGGTAAAGCCGCTGCCCTTGCCGTTCTGAATGTTGGGGATGGCGTGGATTTGGGTGAAAAGCTCCGCCGAGTGCGACAGCGCGTCCTTGAGTTCGTCGCGCTTTAGGCCGTAGCGATTTTCCCCCTCGTCTTCGACGTTCACATCGGGGACGTCGTCGCTGTCGTTTGCGGATTTCTTCCCGAAGTTTGCGGTGGGCAGCGGGAACCTCGGATTGATATGAATGAATGGCTTACGCACGCCGGTTTGTGAAGCCGCACTTCGCACGGTCTCCACGCCCGACGGCATGCTCTCGTTGGGAATGTCCAGGGCGACCTGCTGACCGCCGCTCAACACGATAATCCGGCTCTTCTGCACGGAAAGCAATTTGCCCGCGTTGGGAATTTCGTCGCCGACGGTATATAGCGACTGGTCGCCGTTCTGGTCTTCGATGATCGCGAACGGACGCTCGCGCGTAGCCAGTGAGGTACCGAGCAGCTTGATGTGAAGATCGACCGAGGTAATGACGGGCGCGGCGGTCTCCTGCGGGACCAGGTTGAACACATCCCGCTTCGCGATCCGGTCATAGTAATCGCGCGAATGAGTCATGCCGCCGCTGCCGGTCACGACCGCGGCGGGAAGGGCAGGGGCGCCTTGCAGACTCTGCAGGATTATCTCGTTGACCGAGCGCGCCGCAAAGTAGGCGACTGCCGCAATCAGCAGGAAGTTAAAGGCGACAATGTGTCTTTGCGTCAGTCGAAACGGCATCACAACATCGCTTCCGAGTCGTACGAGCTTCCCTGCACCAGCCGTTTCACGTCGTAGTTCCAGGGCCCTTTCCATCGATCGATCACAAGGCTGCCGCAAGTGCTGCCCTGGCGGACCAAATCGAGGAGCCTTAGCAGATAGATGCTCTCATCGTCGCCGCGTTTATTCAATTGGCGGGCGCGCTCGAGTCCGCTGACCGCGATGGCTAGCAATTCACTGCCTAATTCCCGCAGGGTGATCTTCCCCGCACGCGCGGCCAGGCCAGCTCGCTGAGCCGCGTCGGTGATAGACAGCCTCTCGGCGAAGGTCCAGCGCTTTACGAGATCCCACGCGCCCTGAATACAGTCATCATTGTATAGGACTCCCTTGAGCAGGGCCGGGAGGGCAAGCATCAGGGAGGGCGGCTGGCTGTCGGCGGT
It includes:
- the sppA gene encoding signal peptide peptidase SppA, encoding MFSWKALWISREARVAGLIVVLGVVGEVMFRHHEPTLGAILLLAAVAVAGGFWTFVVRPALIPRDSVLMLRLAGSIPEDIRRSPFDQLFHRHTIGLRQLRYGLEAVVSDNRVRAVVVQLAAVEAGLATAHELQRLLLATVAAGKRVTAVMTGDSPSLMEYLIASGASEIVINPDAMLVLLGVTIASPFLREALEHVGVRVQTLQWKQYKGAAEMLTRDHMSPELRESLEAIIQDRQKVLVDALKEARRLEPERARELLSAGFLSARAAREGGLVDREGYLQDVRKELDLSGKGKQEIGFGRYLRRVSYLHERGVRPRIAVVLGNGPVIAGEPPPRSEFISGETTADEINRAARDEQNRAIVFRINSPGGSAVGSDLVWRAVREAQERGKPVIVSMGEVAGSGGYYVAMGADSIVAEPATITGSIGVVYMKLDLSRMLSNLGVRFDYAKTAQSGDALSLSRAMSEAELEQLNSALGEVYRNFTAKVSQGRKLSAEQTEEVARGRVWSGIAARERGLVDELGGFSRAVELAREKAGIPPGHAHQLVVYSAREPLFSIRNLLSPARVPARWDAAPEALGLPSDWAPALLQLLTRGGILLLSPFLRG
- the gspC gene encoding type II secretion system protein GspC, whose translation is MPFRLTQRHIVAFNFLLIAAVAYFAARSVNEIILQSLQGAPALPAAVVTGSGGMTHSRDYYDRIAKRDVFNLVPQETAAPVITSVDLHIKLLGTSLATRERPFAIIEDQNGDQSLYTVGDEIPNAGKLLSVQKSRIIVLSGGQQVALDIPNESMPSGVETVRSAASQTGVRKPFIHINPRFPLPTANFGKKSANDSDDVPDVNVEDEGENRYGLKRDELKDALSHSAELFTQIHAIPNIQNGKGSGFTLQEIEPGSVFEDLGLEDGDQLTAIDGRQLENPAEAVGLLSTIQSRSAVDITVMRDGHPVQLHYDIH
- a CDS encoding DUF2333 family protein translates to MLTRRNLIIAIVAALLLWIGGNLALHFGQIHHNRLPLDLTAQFPPDKPTVPGEIFATTLAAIIDHELHTGFGWRPNDLYLWGPKVMADNNSDRQLGIIMAMRETMRVFKDHLTKVSSNQYDQNLVTADTDFRNDAEKWILPSPEGKYADGAARLRAYVAGLHTTPPTSRELNLRAVELIRLFQVWTDLLGDAHANLYRTTQDDGSPVRSWDCDHYFYHAQGYAHVMYYSMMALEREYQGTLKDDPILTKLFDDSIDALHKAAMMKPLIVLDGSPDGIFANHRRNLDAYVTEARQKMYSIREELQRSPL
- a CDS encoding acetate--CoA ligase family protein, which codes for MSFQIKAWLCYTPFVSNSIPEQIIAAAGKDGRAALSEIESKQILQAIGIEVAIPEVARTADAAATAAARMEFPVALKVLSPSISHKSDVGGVQLGLASPQSVRDAFALIRDNLAARAPQARFEGVAVQPMAAPGGVELIAGVTRDDRFGLMVMVGLGGVHVEVLKDTTLRLAPLSAADARAMLAELRGAALLRGVRGRPAADVDAIAELLVRLSDFAVAHPEVQEMDLNPISAYPRGVAVLDARVLVGAPHHKPPADPHRAARLENLRRAFNPRSVVVIGDKRMGGFMWLRSMSQLKTKLYSVQIDPNEIAGIEAMGITNYKTLAEIKDPIDYAVSAVPRQVAGRILRDCVANHVGSIGFFTSGFSETGEELGQRLEADLREVALNSPIALVGPNCMGLYSSAVGLKNFPDEKVSDGGDVCFISQSGTHTINFCIQAEARGIRVNKAASIGNVLILEAADYLDLMAEDPATRVIGMYVEGVRDGRRFFESLKHAAAKHPVVIWKGGMTEAGARATFSHTGSLATAAAVWRSMVRQAGAVEAAGLDAMLDAVELLARGRAMKGRGMGLVAMTGGQSVVITDTFAGAGLEIPALSDASYDELKTFFNVIGGSYRNPLDAGGTIGSGIHPGGLDRILAILDRDPVIDSIVLEIGTGFRAQRWATHEDELLTLLDKLREFGSSSQKAFAIILHPAHVEGIVARAKELARQRGLVVFDSFERAASAFATAASYWQGRATS
- a CDS encoding HisA/HisF-related TIM barrel protein, whose product is MFNKFTVIPAIDLKGGEVVRLLRGDMAQTTVYGREPATVAREFEAEGAQLIHVVDLDGAIAGEPRNLGAIRTIREAVKCALDVSGGLRTIGSVRAAFASGANYISIGSAAILRPELLTDACREFPGRVIGSLDIRGGRLAIKGWVESSQLSAADALARFKAAGVVAVTVTDISRDGTEEGVDAAAMIGLARGSGIPIIASGGIASLADLAILASSFNQGIIGVVVGRALYERRFSLVEALSVSG
- a CDS encoding D-alanyl-D-alanine carboxypeptidase family protein produces the protein MRRFSSSNQVDNRLSLAGGVLLLTVAVLSLTVGVPSQALAARHHRHAAAAKAVAPQASDEAYVEAAVMEPSSVTFIFEKNDHQPWPTASLAKMMLMMVVAQKLHDGSLKLTDQITTSREAAKMGGSQVYLKEGEVFSLDDMMKAVVVHSANDASLAIAEYVAGSGPAFVQLMNRQAGALGMKDTHYYSVHGLPPGPGEQADVASAYDQALLARELLKYPEVVRWSSIDTAPFRGGAFELRNTNHLVRTYPGCDGLKTGFYDKAGFNVAATAKRGNLRMIAVVLGTPHKLTNFKVAAELMSAGFTDYEMASIVKKGTPASQTVAIADGAVPRVAPVFATDAAIFSRRGESKKNVSITYNLPASINAPVKAGQQIGTAQVVADGKPVDSVTLIAPADVAKRGGGLLGRMLGKL
- a CDS encoding GNAT family N-acetyltransferase — its product is MELRAARHSERDEVLDLLGLWYNDREFFARYNKNDPKFRDELCLIARDGHALVAAVQIFDRAVRLDGRATPMGGIGSVFTRADYRHQGVASALMRMAVDTLEREQFEVSLLFAERLTFYNQFGWGEVGRKFSVLANAAALRSPGACEIIDVFDPARDLDAIASIHRDYSGRFNISAVRDAADWQGNLTFAGNQPGDGCTEYFIIARSRTRPTAYVRVTRFYGVTMVMEYGYSDSMEDDLVTLFQHLGEVAAGARCLHRLQGDHRRAAFLTEGTAASAPAGVLLVTHTAHDKSFESRLTAAGGTVTYHQDNNYMWRIVSAEKLGRRLGLSPDRAAARAFELFASDNSLFWSADRF